In the genome of Nitrosopumilus sp., one region contains:
- a CDS encoding peptidylprolyl isomerase has protein sequence MNRFFLVLIFSLFIVSSLSFVFAQTVEFNQIHIMDPVVILETTSGKIVIEFFPNDAPKHVENFIKLSQSGFYDGVLFHRIIPGFMIQGGDPNTIDGDPSTWGIGGPSTSVDAEFNTIKHNRGIVSMARSADPNSGGSQFFIVHADSNFLDEQYTVFGRIVTEESFETLDKIAALPTGDRDNPLDPEKAKIIKATVVSISDIPNVLELGDPERTQSTVTPSTGNQQYESSEHELKISIPEGWLLQERDESQPNSPDVVAVGPKTGKMNPVISLTVQETNQRTFDELISEKLETIKPVIESGELEISLQKKMIINGYDAYVIEAEGLFSANEELFNVQFKEIMFYDDEKFYSLAYSNGVDDFNSQLPRFDETVESFAIIKPESPSETTTEENGGCLIATATFGSELAPQVQQLRELRDNTILSTESGTAFMSSFNQFYYSFSPVIADIERENPLFKEFVKLSITPMLSSLSILNYVEINSESEMLSYGIGIILMNAGMYFAAPALIIYKIRK, from the coding sequence TTGAATAGATTTTTTCTTGTTTTGATATTTTCATTATTTATTGTAAGTTCACTTAGTTTTGTATTTGCTCAAACAGTAGAGTTTAATCAAATCCATATCATGGATCCTGTAGTTATATTAGAAACCACATCTGGAAAAATTGTTATAGAATTTTTCCCAAATGATGCACCAAAACATGTTGAAAATTTCATTAAATTATCACAATCCGGCTTTTATGATGGTGTCTTATTTCATAGAATCATTCCTGGATTTATGATTCAGGGAGGTGATCCAAATACAATTGATGGTGATCCAAGTACTTGGGGCATTGGTGGTCCATCCACAAGCGTTGATGCAGAATTTAACACAATCAAACATAATCGTGGAATTGTTTCTATGGCAAGATCAGCTGATCCTAATAGTGGTGGTTCTCAATTTTTTATTGTTCATGCTGATTCAAATTTTCTTGATGAACAATACACTGTATTTGGTAGAATAGTTACTGAAGAAAGTTTTGAAACACTTGATAAAATTGCGGCTTTACCTACCGGCGACAGAGACAATCCTTTAGATCCTGAAAAAGCCAAAATCATTAAAGCTACAGTTGTTAGTATTTCTGATATTCCAAATGTTCTTGAATTAGGGGATCCTGAACGGACTCAATCTACTGTTACTCCATCAACAGGAAATCAACAATACGAGAGTTCAGAACATGAATTAAAAATTAGTATCCCAGAAGGTTGGTTATTACAAGAACGAGATGAATCACAACCAAATTCTCCAGATGTAGTGGCAGTAGGTCCAAAAACTGGAAAAATGAATCCGGTAATTTCATTAACAGTTCAAGAAACCAATCAACGAACTTTTGATGAACTAATTTCTGAAAAACTTGAAACAATAAAACCAGTTATTGAATCGGGAGAATTAGAAATTAGTTTACAGAAAAAAATGATAATTAATGGATATGATGCATATGTTATTGAAGCAGAAGGATTATTTTCAGCCAATGAAGAATTATTCAATGTTCAATTCAAAGAAATAATGTTTTATGATGATGAAAAATTTTACAGTCTTGCATATAGTAATGGTGTAGATGATTTTAATTCTCAACTTCCAAGATTTGATGAAACAGTAGAATCTTTTGCAATAATAAAACCAGAATCACCTTCAGAAACAACCACTGAAGAAAATGGTGGGTGTTTAATTGCTACTGCCACATTTGGTTCTGAACTTGCTCCACAAGTTCAACAGTTAAGAGAACTGCGAGATAATACTATTTTATCAACAGAGTCTGGAACTGCCTTTATGAGCAGCTTTAACCAATTCTATTATTCATTTTCACCCGTAATTGCAGATATTGAACGTGAAAATCCTCTTTTCAAAGAATTTGTAAAATTATCTATTACACCAATGTTATCCTCACTATCAATTCTAAATTATGTTGAAATTAATTCTGAATCAGAAATGTTATCTTATGGAATTGGAATTATTTTGATGAATGCTGGAATGTATTTTGCAGCACCTGCATTAATTATCTATAAGATTAGAAAATAA
- the cbiE gene encoding precorrin-6y C5,15-methyltransferase (decarboxylating) subunit CbiE: MKVYAVGVGPGSPKYVTEVVKDIIQKCDVIIGYKYTLKTIEDLIRGKEIYEITMNDQEESYQKILPELGNRTLVIPFTGDVNFSESEVVDRLIEIFGEVEIIPGISSIQVAASKAKVPLDKSKVITMHVTTPIEDKKLELQKALIDGFSVVLVPRPWPKQPEKHFMPSEIAIYLREHNFVTENMKVHVFEAITTENETSFVGMVKDLEGKEFSDLSVMIFDQVSLDSYMNYRWQWEN, translated from the coding sequence TTGAAAGTTTACGCAGTAGGTGTTGGACCCGGTTCCCCAAAATATGTGACAGAGGTTGTCAAAGATATAATTCAAAAATGTGATGTGATAATTGGTTACAAATACACTCTAAAAACAATTGAAGATTTGATTCGAGGTAAAGAGATCTATGAAATTACCATGAATGATCAGGAAGAATCGTATCAAAAAATATTACCAGAGCTTGGTAATAGAACATTAGTAATACCATTTACTGGCGATGTTAATTTTTCAGAATCTGAAGTTGTTGATAGATTAATAGAAATTTTTGGAGAGGTTGAAATTATACCAGGAATTAGTTCAATTCAAGTAGCAGCATCAAAAGCCAAAGTTCCTTTAGACAAATCCAAAGTAATTACAATGCACGTAACAACTCCAATTGAAGATAAGAAATTAGAATTACAAAAAGCATTGATTGACGGGTTTAGTGTAGTTTTAGTTCCAAGACCTTGGCCAAAACAACCAGAAAAACATTTCATGCCTTCTGAAATTGCAATATATCTACGAGAACATAACTTTGTAACAGAAAATATGAAAGTTCATGTTTTTGAGGCGATTACAACAGAAAATGAAACAAGTTTTGTTGGCATGGTAAAAGATTTGGAAGGAAAAGAGTTTTCTGATTTATCAGTAATGATATTTGATCAAGTTAGCTTGGATTCATATATGAATTACAGATGGCAGTGGGAAAATTAA
- a CDS encoding stage II sporulation protein M — protein sequence MNKIRIITFFVFLGSFAAAYQIGSLSTVSDEEANMFMKEFEELVLDIDAFGIFTHNLTLALPMFIPGFGVGWGLFSAWSTGFAFASIAVTAPQIGEIPPLSILFLSPFGLMELAAYSLGISRSFILIRAVIKKIDLIKFLKPTLIEIGIVTGLLLAGGYLEFYMIELAQKEGLLDMPGF from the coding sequence GTGAATAAAATTAGAATAATTACATTTTTTGTATTTTTAGGTTCATTTGCAGCGGCATATCAAATTGGTTCTCTTTCTACTGTAAGTGATGAGGAAGCTAATATGTTTATGAAAGAATTTGAAGAGTTAGTTCTGGATATTGATGCATTTGGAATCTTTACTCATAATCTAACTCTTGCACTTCCAATGTTTATACCAGGATTTGGTGTTGGATGGGGGCTTTTTTCTGCATGGTCAACTGGTTTTGCATTTGCATCCATTGCAGTAACTGCTCCCCAAATTGGTGAAATTCCTCCACTTTCAATTCTTTTCTTATCTCCTTTTGGATTAATGGAGCTTGCGGCATATTCTTTAGGAATTTCTAGAAGTTTTATTTTGATTAGAGCAGTCATTAAAAAAATTGATTTGATAAAATTTCTCAAACCAACTCTAATTGAAATAGGAATTGTAACAGGACTTCTTTTGGCAGGAGGTTATCTTGAATTTTATATGATTGAATTAGCTCAAAAGGAAGGACTTTTGGACATGCCTGGATTTTGA
- a CDS encoding DNA-directed DNA polymerase II small subunit → MKKELSFALNYALNKGFQIHPDAFKILENIDVKKLEKIIKEIVREKTKQKLFQISQDDLETYLGIKEDSTLQNQVKILSDPSSKITSGEGVKGYNALFSSRFNKLKRIISDRPESKMLKSAASLKNTKIEDDLYVCGLVSIRNSERNITKIVLEDPSGSFEGIIFDEELQKVAGTLLLDQFVMARIGSAKNSGYIIKDLILPDIPEQAKNKSESEAYAVFLSDLHIGSKYFMEDEFSEFVSWISSPDPVARRIRFVLIGGDVVDGVGIYPNQNKELVCQTIQEQLEKVEGLIDKIPKNVKIIIMPGNHDPGRRALPQPAIPKKYNSGLWERENVIMVGNPAVVSLNGVIVSMFHGQSIDDIVKTTPGLSYDKPTDVMKHLLRARHLSPIYGSQTPIAPEMEDQMVIQDIPDIFHVGHVHRAQLDMYKGILLVNSGSWQKQTPFQASVGMTPNPGIAIMVNLKTFQVFHQNYSSNSDNVLQS, encoded by the coding sequence ATGAAAAAGGAACTTAGTTTTGCATTAAATTATGCGTTAAACAAAGGATTCCAGATTCATCCAGATGCTTTTAAAATATTAGAAAATATTGATGTAAAAAAACTAGAAAAAATCATCAAGGAAATTGTTAGGGAAAAGACGAAACAAAAATTGTTTCAAATTAGCCAAGATGATTTAGAGACTTACCTTGGGATAAAAGAAGATTCAACATTACAAAATCAAGTCAAAATATTATCTGATCCATCTAGTAAGATTACATCTGGAGAAGGTGTTAAAGGGTATAATGCCTTGTTTTCAAGTCGTTTTAACAAACTTAAACGAATTATATCTGATAGACCAGAATCAAAAATGCTCAAATCTGCGGCATCTCTAAAAAATACCAAAATTGAAGATGATTTGTATGTTTGTGGATTAGTATCTATACGAAATTCTGAGAGAAATATCACAAAAATTGTTTTGGAGGATCCCTCAGGTTCGTTTGAGGGTATAATTTTTGATGAAGAACTGCAAAAAGTAGCAGGTACGCTTTTGTTAGATCAGTTTGTCATGGCTAGAATAGGTTCTGCAAAAAATTCAGGATATATCATTAAAGATCTGATTTTGCCAGATATTCCAGAACAGGCAAAAAACAAGTCAGAAAGTGAAGCATATGCTGTATTTCTTTCTGATTTACATATTGGAAGTAAATATTTCATGGAAGATGAATTCTCAGAATTTGTTTCATGGATATCTAGTCCAGATCCAGTTGCCAGAAGAATAAGATTTGTATTAATTGGTGGAGATGTGGTAGATGGAGTTGGAATCTATCCAAATCAGAATAAAGAATTGGTTTGTCAGACAATTCAAGAACAATTAGAAAAAGTAGAGGGTTTGATTGATAAAATTCCTAAAAATGTAAAAATCATCATTATGCCTGGAAACCACGATCCAGGAAGAAGGGCATTACCACAACCTGCAATACCCAAAAAATACAACTCTGGATTATGGGAGAGAGAAAATGTGATAATGGTAGGCAATCCTGCTGTAGTTTCATTAAATGGGGTAATAGTCTCCATGTTTCATGGTCAAAGCATAGATGATATTGTAAAGACCACTCCAGGTCTAAGTTATGACAAACCAACTGATGTTATGAAACACCTTCTAAGAGCAAGACACCTTAGCCCGATTTATGGTAGTCAGACACCAATTGCTCCAGAAATGGAAGATCAAATGGTAATTCAAGATATTCCAGATATCTTTCATGTTGGTCATGTCCATCGAGCCCAATTGGATATGTATAAAGGAATTTTATTGGTAAACTCTGGTTCCTGGCAAAAACAAACACCATTCCAAGCAAGTGTTGGAATGACTCCAAATCCAGGAATTGCCATTATGGTAAACTTGAAAACTTTCCAAGTATTCCATCAAAATTATAGTTCAAACTCAGACAATGTCTTGCAGAGTTAA
- a CDS encoding AAA family ATPase: MSDPIDRLLDAAESGKSIIKNRDILHFSYIPEIILHRNNEQEQVTQSLLPILKQSRPSNLLVYGKPGTGKTLVVKKVLSKIQERVEKSNFPIKLVYSNSKEETTLYGLLVSLGRQLGLTDKELPTTGLAISEVFKRLLNKIEEGKLNAIFVIDEIDYLAQLVAKTGKDILYQLTRANERLNQGSLTLVGISNDLTFKEKLDPRVISSLGEEEIVFTNYNVEQIKKILEERINESFISNSVENPALNLIAALAGGEHGDARRAIDLLRVAGELAERQQSEKVTVEHVRDASQKMEENKEEKSLKSFPLHEKLVLISIMKANGSSTGEIYSSYKNLCKAVGKDELTQRRITQMLSEIELSGLISGRLIHQGIHGRTKKYKLTISSEMIKNTFKDDLTLQDIV; encoded by the coding sequence ATGTCTGATCCAATAGATAGATTGTTAGATGCAGCTGAATCTGGAAAATCGATTATTAAAAATCGAGACATACTTCATTTTTCATATATTCCTGAAATAATATTACATAGAAACAATGAACAAGAACAAGTTACCCAATCATTATTACCAATTCTAAAACAATCAAGACCATCAAACCTATTGGTTTATGGTAAACCTGGTACCGGCAAGACATTAGTAGTAAAAAAAGTACTTTCAAAAATTCAAGAGAGGGTAGAAAAATCAAATTTTCCAATTAAATTAGTGTATTCTAATTCCAAAGAAGAGACAACATTATACGGATTATTGGTTAGTTTAGGCAGGCAATTAGGCTTGACTGACAAAGAATTACCGACAACTGGCCTTGCTATCAGTGAAGTCTTCAAAAGATTACTAAATAAAATAGAAGAAGGTAAACTCAACGCAATTTTTGTTATTGATGAAATTGATTATCTTGCCCAACTTGTAGCAAAGACAGGAAAAGACATCTTATACCAACTTACCAGGGCAAATGAACGTCTTAACCAAGGCTCTCTAACATTAGTGGGAATTTCAAATGATTTAACTTTCAAAGAAAAACTAGATCCCAGAGTTATCAGCAGTCTAGGAGAGGAAGAGATTGTATTTACAAATTATAATGTTGAACAAATCAAAAAAATACTTGAAGAAAGAATCAACGAATCATTTATTTCAAATTCGGTAGAAAATCCAGCCCTAAATCTCATTGCAGCTCTTGCAGGCGGCGAACATGGAGATGCCCGTAGAGCAATTGATTTACTTCGAGTGGCTGGGGAACTTGCTGAAAGACAACAATCTGAGAAAGTCACAGTTGAACATGTAAGAGATGCCTCTCAAAAAATGGAAGAAAATAAAGAAGAAAAATCACTCAAATCATTTCCACTTCATGAAAAATTGGTTCTTATCTCAATAATGAAAGCAAATGGTTCTTCAACTGGCGAAATCTACTCTTCTTACAAAAACCTCTGTAAGGCAGTTGGAAAAGATGAACTTACACAAAGACGAATTACACAAATGTTGAGTGAAATAGAATTATCTGGATTAATCTCTGGAAGACTAATTCATCAAGGAATTCATGGTAGGACAAAAAAATACAAACTTACAATATCATCTGAAATGATTAAAAATACATTCAAAGACGATTTAACTCTGCAAGACATTGTCTGA
- a CDS encoding AbrB/MazE/SpoVT family DNA-binding domain-containing protein: protein MSVNENEVLVKITSAGTISIPKQFRKYMDIQKGEYVKVILGKDRLLIRKVTIS from the coding sequence ATGTCTGTAAATGAGAATGAAGTTTTAGTAAAAATAACATCTGCAGGCACAATTTCAATACCAAAACAATTTAGAAAGTATATGGACATCCAAAAAGGAGAATATGTTAAAGTTATTCTTGGAAAAGATAGATTGTTGATTAGAAAAGTTACTATTTCTTGA
- a CDS encoding winged helix DNA-binding protein encodes MLIEIPEPEVILGVILAFIVGVVGLYAYFRIRPFVKTRSEVFDASQTERLEYYERQLIDMKIRLDALEIQRIEQKVEDPNLELKQFLEKLAKNEVQEKPVEIVSKPEVASEKEISVPNVPNITPANPIDYVLHLITNKAMTSRDIQVTLKKSREHTSRLMKKLFEDGYVERNTESKPYTYSITKKGIAKVEQTEATPITE; translated from the coding sequence ATGTTAATAGAAATTCCTGAACCTGAAGTGATTTTAGGTGTGATTTTAGCATTTATTGTGGGAGTTGTAGGATTGTATGCATATTTTCGAATACGTCCATTTGTAAAAACTAGAAGTGAGGTATTTGATGCCTCACAAACTGAACGTTTGGAATATTATGAAAGACAGTTAATTGATATGAAAATACGCCTAGATGCATTAGAAATACAGAGAATTGAGCAAAAAGTAGAGGATCCAAATTTGGAATTAAAACAATTTTTAGAAAAATTGGCAAAGAATGAAGTTCAAGAAAAACCTGTTGAGATTGTTAGTAAGCCTGAAGTTGCTTCTGAAAAAGAGATTTCTGTGCCTAATGTGCCCAATATTACACCTGCAAATCCAATTGATTATGTGTTACACCTAATCACAAACAAAGCTATGACATCACGTGATATACAAGTCACATTAAAGAAAAGCAGAGAACATACTTCACGCCTGATGAAAAAGTTGTTTGAAGATGGATATGTTGAAAGAAATACAGAATCAAAACCATATACTTACTCAATCACCAAAAAAGGTATTGCAAAAGTTGAGCAAACTGAAGCAACTCCAATAACAGAATAA
- a CDS encoding geranylgeranylglyceryl/heptaprenylglyceryl phosphate synthase: protein MAGDKVESFLKSELKKKNALLFVLIDSEVSNLEASSKLAKDVEKIGASAILVGGSSATDQIEMAQVVKGIKKGLKIPIILFPGNVTGVVPDADAILFSSLMNSENPYFITQAQALGAPSVLKFGLEPLPTAYLVIGDGTSAWFVGSARGIPFEKPKIAAAYSLAAQFLGMRFVYLEAGSGAKTNVTPEMVKTVRHVFNGFLIVGGGIKDEKTAESLVKAGADALVIGTFLEKGGSLKKLEKIAKAIQRSK, encoded by the coding sequence ATGGCTGGAGATAAAGTTGAATCATTCCTAAAATCTGAATTAAAAAAGAAAAATGCATTATTATTTGTCTTAATAGACTCTGAAGTATCGAATCTAGAGGCATCAAGCAAGCTTGCTAAAGATGTAGAAAAGATTGGCGCTTCAGCAATCTTAGTTGGAGGTTCCTCTGCTACTGATCAAATTGAAATGGCACAAGTAGTCAAAGGTATCAAAAAAGGTCTAAAAATCCCAATAATTCTATTCCCAGGCAATGTAACAGGTGTAGTACCTGATGCTGATGCTATTCTGTTTAGTTCATTAATGAATTCTGAAAACCCTTATTTCATTACTCAGGCACAGGCATTGGGAGCACCAAGTGTTCTTAAATTTGGATTAGAACCACTTCCGACTGCATATTTAGTAATTGGAGATGGAACATCTGCATGGTTTGTTGGTTCAGCTAGAGGAATTCCATTTGAAAAACCAAAAATCGCAGCAGCATATTCATTGGCAGCACAATTCCTTGGTATGAGATTTGTATACCTTGAAGCAGGATCTGGCGCTAAAACTAACGTTACACCAGAAATGGTAAAGACCGTACGACATGTATTTAATGGATTTTTGATTGTGGGAGGTGGAATTAAAGATGAAAAAACCGCTGAAAGTCTTGTAAAAGCAGGAGCTGATGCTCTAGTTATTGGAACATTCCTTGAAAAAGGAGGTAGTCTCAAAAAATTAGAAAAAATAGCAAAAGCAATTCAAAGAAGCAAGTAG
- a CDS encoding DNA polymerase II large subunit — translation MSENDTISRISDIKMPDYYLDYYSNLSNETYSIFQHAAEAKSSLADSSGNIEPKIAFDLADRVAKMHDIDIADHLREILKINGKELSALILAKEIASGKYCLPDATLEDKLDLAVRVGLAIITEGVTIAPLQGISEVKIKKNKDGSEYLSVSIAGPMRSAGGTESAVTLLIADHVRKIAGLSKFQANSFDDETGRFVEELRIYEREASSFQFHILDEDIEHVILNLPVELAGVDTDPYEVVNHKSMARIQTDRVRGGALRVLNDGLIGRSKKLLKRIELYNLDGWEWLNDLKGAVQTGDNQEDAAAKRMREVITGRSVLSMPNKLGGFRLRYGRACNTGFAAVGIHPVIAEILDHTVAVGTQIKIDIPGKGATVAFVDSIDTPTVRLNNGNVVKIRDVKHGLEIKNNIEKILHLGDILISFGDFLENNAQLVPSGYVEELWIEELKQKFQKYDPNDQHLKQFLNRIPTIDEAVKLSLDFKIPLHPHYLYFWDKISSEELLKLLEPNKVNESYIEYPLQIKKILENLGTPHIVENNLIILEQQEAKIFYNLLFREKPIISDLSVPKILSKSSGIQIKNKFSTSIGVRIGRPEKAAARQMKPATHVLFPVGEKGGPTRDLLKASRTEHFFANIYNRHCTKCNQPSIGIKCSICGTKTSISFRCSNCRDTLEEPFCEKCKRKAPAHSHKEFPLKTRLLLAQEKMGIRAKEPFKGVKELINQDKIAEPLEKGLVRQNFGLTTFKDGTVRFDATNSPLTQFKPSWIGTSIEKLKQLGYSYDIEGKPLESEDQTIELLMQDVVVPYESGNYLVSTCKYIDVLLEKFYGKSPFYNVKNSEELIGHLIIGLAPHTSVGIVGRIIGYTETHVCFGTPNWHSAKRRDADGDADSIMLLMDSLLNFSRQFLSDRIGGLMDAPLLVQPHVLPHESQPQAHNLEVTKILPLEFFESTFEQIKSSDVTSIEIIKSRLETERQFYDYHFTHTTSSLTTSKSRSAYSTLGSMLDKFDMQVKNAELINAVNTSEIVSNVISTHLVPDLMGNLRAYARQSFRCTACGKSFRRMPLIQTCICGHKLIATITRGSVEKYLKLAKRLVEKYDVGEYQRGRILALSDEIELVFGKSQGDQSLLTDYA, via the coding sequence ATGTCTGAAAACGATACGATATCTCGAATTAGTGATATCAAAATGCCAGATTACTATCTTGATTACTATTCCAACCTTTCAAATGAAACATACTCAATTTTCCAACATGCAGCTGAAGCAAAATCTAGTCTAGCTGATTCATCAGGTAATATTGAGCCTAAAATCGCATTTGATTTGGCTGATAGAGTTGCAAAAATGCATGATATTGATATTGCAGATCACTTAAGAGAAATTTTAAAAATTAATGGAAAAGAGCTTTCAGCACTAATTCTGGCAAAAGAGATAGCTTCCGGCAAATACTGTCTTCCAGATGCTACTTTAGAAGATAAATTGGATCTTGCAGTGCGTGTTGGATTAGCAATAATTACTGAAGGTGTAACCATTGCTCCTTTACAAGGAATTAGTGAAGTAAAAATTAAAAAAAATAAGGATGGTTCAGAATACCTTTCTGTTTCCATCGCTGGTCCTATGCGTTCAGCAGGAGGAACAGAATCTGCTGTAACTCTGTTAATTGCAGATCATGTAAGAAAAATAGCTGGTCTATCAAAATTTCAAGCAAATTCATTTGATGATGAAACCGGTCGATTTGTAGAGGAATTACGTATCTATGAAAGAGAAGCAAGCAGCTTCCAATTCCATATTTTAGATGAAGATATTGAACATGTAATTTTGAATCTTCCTGTAGAATTGGCAGGTGTGGATACCGATCCATATGAGGTTGTTAATCATAAATCAATGGCTAGAATTCAAACTGATCGAGTAAGGGGTGGTGCCTTACGTGTTCTAAATGATGGTTTGATTGGAAGATCAAAAAAACTCCTCAAAAGAATAGAATTGTATAATCTTGATGGATGGGAATGGCTCAATGATTTGAAAGGGGCTGTTCAGACAGGAGATAATCAGGAAGATGCAGCAGCAAAAAGGATGCGTGAAGTGATTACAGGCAGATCAGTATTATCAATGCCTAACAAACTTGGTGGATTTCGTTTAAGATATGGTAGAGCATGCAATACAGGCTTTGCAGCAGTTGGTATTCATCCAGTTATTGCCGAAATTCTTGATCATACTGTTGCTGTTGGAACTCAAATCAAAATAGATATTCCTGGGAAAGGGGCAACTGTAGCCTTTGTTGATTCTATAGATACACCTACAGTTAGACTCAACAATGGAAATGTGGTAAAAATCCGAGATGTAAAACATGGTTTAGAAATTAAAAATAACATTGAAAAAATTCTCCATCTAGGTGATATTTTAATCTCATTTGGAGATTTTCTAGAAAATAATGCTCAACTAGTACCATCAGGATACGTAGAAGAACTTTGGATCGAAGAACTGAAACAAAAATTTCAGAAGTATGATCCAAACGATCAACATCTAAAACAATTTTTGAATAGAATTCCTACAATAGATGAAGCAGTAAAACTCTCATTAGATTTCAAAATCCCACTACATCCACATTACTTGTATTTTTGGGATAAAATTTCATCCGAAGAACTTCTCAAACTTTTAGAACCAAACAAAGTCAATGAATCCTACATCGAATATCCACTTCAAATCAAAAAAATTTTAGAAAACCTAGGAACTCCACATATAGTTGAAAATAATTTAATTATTCTAGAACAACAAGAAGCAAAAATTTTCTATAATCTACTCTTTCGAGAGAAACCAATTATCAGTGATTTGTCTGTCCCAAAAATACTATCAAAATCTTCAGGAATTCAAATCAAAAATAAATTTTCAACTAGTATTGGAGTTAGAATTGGGAGACCTGAAAAAGCAGCGGCAAGACAAATGAAACCTGCAACACATGTATTATTTCCAGTTGGTGAAAAAGGTGGACCTACCAGAGATCTTCTTAAAGCTTCACGAACTGAACATTTTTTTGCTAATATCTACAACCGACATTGCACAAAATGTAATCAACCCTCAATTGGAATTAAATGCTCAATTTGTGGCACAAAAACATCAATTAGTTTTAGATGTTCCAATTGTCGTGATACCTTAGAAGAACCCTTTTGTGAAAAATGTAAGCGTAAAGCTCCTGCACATTCTCATAAAGAATTTCCATTAAAAACACGATTACTTCTAGCTCAAGAAAAGATGGGAATACGTGCAAAAGAACCATTCAAAGGCGTTAAAGAATTAATTAATCAGGACAAAATTGCAGAACCTCTTGAGAAAGGACTAGTAAGACAAAATTTTGGATTGACCACATTTAAAGATGGAACTGTAAGATTTGATGCAACAAATTCCCCACTTACCCAATTCAAACCATCATGGATAGGAACTTCTATTGAAAAATTAAAACAACTTGGATACTCTTATGATATTGAAGGAAAACCACTTGAATCAGAAGATCAAACAATAGAGCTTCTTATGCAAGATGTAGTTGTTCCTTATGAAAGTGGAAATTATCTTGTATCTACTTGTAAATACATTGATGTTTTATTAGAAAAATTCTATGGTAAATCTCCGTTCTATAATGTGAAAAATTCAGAAGAACTAATTGGACATTTGATAATTGGATTAGCTCCACATACTTCTGTAGGAATTGTAGGAAGAATAATTGGATATACAGAAACTCATGTTTGTTTTGGAACTCCCAATTGGCATTCTGCAAAAAGAAGAGATGCAGATGGAGATGCAGATTCAATAATGCTTCTCATGGATAGTCTCCTTAATTTCTCAAGACAATTTCTTTCTGATAGAATTGGTGGTTTGATGGATGCACCATTACTTGTACAACCACATGTATTACCACATGAATCCCAACCTCAAGCACATAATCTTGAAGTTACAAAAATTTTACCTTTAGAATTTTTTGAATCTACTTTTGAACAAATAAAATCATCAGATGTTACATCAATTGAAATTATCAAATCCCGTCTTGAAACCGAAAGACAATTCTATGATTATCACTTTACACATACAACTTCATCTTTAACTACATCAAAATCAAGAAGTGCATATTCTACTCTTGGTTCAATGCTGGACAAATTTGATATGCAAGTAAAAAATGCCGAATTGATTAATGCTGTAAACACTTCAGAAATAGTCTCAAATGTAATTTCAACACACTTAGTTCCGGATTTAATGGGAAATCTTAGAGCATATGCTAGACAAAGTTTTAGGTGTACTGCATGTGGAAAATCATTTCGCAGAATGCCTCTCATACAAACTTGTATTTGTGGACATAAACTAATTGCCACCATTACAAGAGGTTCTGTAGAAAAATATCTTAAACTAGCAAAAAGATTAGTTGAAAAATACGATGTAGGTGAATATCAAAGAGGAAGAATTTTAGCATTATCTGATGAAATCGAATTAGTATTTGGAAAAAGTCAAGGAGATCAATCCTTACTCACTGACTATGCGTGA